One genomic region from Cellulomonas fengjieae encodes:
- a CDS encoding HAD domain-containing protein, with protein MRAEPTSRPSTPTWFLDVDGVVNATRTPHQKHGRYETTDVAVAGAVYRIEFFAPVIAEINAMSRERLARVVWLTTWNDEARTVLAPAVGLDDFDVCPQPRDLQPRGWVSHPRRGEIWWKTGRVLEHIDSQPGAPYVWTDDLLDRDVKRALRDDTRSNGLLLTTMATPGLTLTNLQRVRAFLGGQPSSAS; from the coding sequence GTGAGAGCAGAACCAACGTCGCGGCCCTCGACGCCGACGTGGTTCCTGGACGTCGATGGGGTAGTCAACGCGACGCGGACCCCGCACCAGAAGCATGGTCGCTATGAAACGACCGACGTAGCTGTTGCGGGCGCGGTGTACCGCATTGAGTTCTTCGCGCCAGTCATCGCGGAGATCAACGCGATGAGTCGAGAGCGCCTTGCGCGGGTCGTATGGCTGACCACGTGGAATGACGAGGCGCGCACTGTCCTCGCACCGGCGGTTGGTCTGGACGACTTCGACGTGTGTCCGCAGCCGCGGGACCTTCAGCCCCGAGGGTGGGTCTCGCACCCGCGGCGCGGTGAGATCTGGTGGAAGACGGGTCGCGTCCTCGAACACATCGACAGCCAGCCGGGCGCGCCGTACGTCTGGACGGATGACCTGCTGGATCGAGACGTCAAGCGGGCGCTGCGAGACGACACCCGCTCCAATGGCTTGCTCCTCACGACGATGGCCACGCCTGGCCTGACGCTCACCAACCTCCAGCGCGTGCGCGCGTTTTTGGGCGGTCAGCCCTCGTCTGCCTCCTGA
- a CDS encoding helix-turn-helix domain-containing protein translates to MVTTVSAEPETLRDLRSVLEAAEGRVAADSVVLGLLQNLAVTLGRGGRVTLLEQDEHVSPNVAARMLGMSRPHLLSFMDAGALAFTRVGTHRRIRVCDLLEFDERRLAARKLVATARTNATSIEDRHLDKTVPVSAAALADLDSL, encoded by the coding sequence ATGGTCACTACGGTCAGTGCGGAGCCCGAGACTCTGCGGGATCTGCGCAGCGTTCTCGAAGCTGCCGAAGGGCGGGTTGCTGCTGACTCGGTGGTTCTCGGACTGCTCCAGAACCTCGCCGTGACCCTCGGTCGCGGCGGGCGCGTGACGCTGCTCGAGCAGGACGAGCATGTCTCGCCGAACGTGGCCGCGCGGATGCTCGGCATGAGCCGGCCTCACTTGCTGTCGTTCATGGACGCCGGTGCGTTGGCGTTCACGCGTGTCGGCACGCACCGACGCATCCGGGTCTGCGACCTGCTCGAGTTCGATGAGCGCCGCCTGGCCGCACGTAAGCTCGTGGCGACAGCTCGCACGAATGCGACATCGATCGAGGATCGCCACCTGGACAAGACCGTTCCGGTGTCGGCAGCAGCGCTCGCCGACCTCGACTCGCTCTGA
- a CDS encoding cyclic nucleotide-binding domain-containing protein → MFALLEAPAGSQKELAARAGVTRVRVTQVLEELENLVERSRRGWAARDRRDLAAWLVERYPSSPHLASTWTMLEPPVQAAALVSGLLEKVEVQHGVSGDVAADAWAAWARPRSAWLWSASLVDLGAVGATPAAPESATLTLAVSEDPHLLEAVRRGDGRVPLLSPWRAWADLTHAGNALAADALLGRLTR, encoded by the coding sequence GTGTTTGCGCTGCTGGAGGCGCCGGCGGGCAGCCAGAAGGAGTTGGCGGCCCGTGCGGGGGTCACTCGGGTCCGGGTGACTCAGGTGCTTGAGGAGCTTGAGAACTTGGTGGAGCGTTCCCGCCGCGGTTGGGCTGCCCGCGATCGGCGTGACCTGGCGGCGTGGCTGGTGGAGCGGTACCCCTCGTCGCCCCATCTGGCCTCGACGTGGACGATGCTCGAGCCGCCCGTGCAGGCGGCGGCCCTAGTCTCCGGGCTCCTCGAGAAGGTCGAGGTCCAGCACGGAGTCAGTGGCGATGTGGCCGCCGACGCCTGGGCGGCGTGGGCACGACCACGGTCCGCATGGCTGTGGTCGGCGTCGTTGGTGGACCTGGGTGCTGTAGGCGCGACGCCGGCAGCTCCCGAATCGGCGACGCTGACACTCGCTGTCAGCGAAGATCCGCACCTGCTGGAGGCTGTGCGGCGGGGCGACGGGCGCGTGCCGCTGCTGTCTCCATGGCGTGCGTGGGCGGACCTGACCCATGCGGGGAATGCGCTGGCGGCTGATGCGCTTCTGGGGCGGTTGACCCGGTGA
- the istB gene encoding IS21-like element helper ATPase IstB produces the protein MPATKAPARDVTSELAFLTRALKAPTLRDAVDRLAERARAESWTHEEFLAACLQREVAAREAHGGEGRIRAARFPGRKSLEDFDYEHARGLPRDQIAHLGTLDFVTARENVVFLGPPGTGKTHLATGIAVRACQAGHRVLFATASEWVDRLATAHHDGRLQDELRRLGRYPLLVIDEVGYIPFEPEAANLFFQLVSARYERASLIVTSNKPFGRWGEVFGDDTVAAAMIDRLVHHADVIALKGDSYRLKNRDLGRPPAAGAD, from the coding sequence ATGCCCGCCACCAAGGCCCCGGCCCGGGACGTGACCAGCGAGCTCGCGTTCCTGACCCGCGCGCTGAAGGCCCCGACCCTGCGTGACGCGGTCGACCGGCTGGCCGAGCGGGCTCGGGCGGAGTCCTGGACCCACGAGGAGTTCCTCGCGGCCTGCCTGCAACGCGAGGTCGCTGCCCGTGAAGCCCACGGCGGGGAAGGGCGGATCCGCGCCGCCCGGTTCCCGGGCCGCAAGTCGTTGGAGGACTTCGACTACGAGCACGCCCGCGGGCTGCCCCGCGACCAGATCGCCCACCTCGGGACGCTGGACTTCGTGACCGCCCGGGAGAACGTCGTGTTCCTCGGCCCGCCCGGCACCGGCAAGACCCACCTCGCGACCGGGATCGCGGTCCGCGCCTGCCAAGCCGGGCATCGGGTCCTGTTCGCGACCGCGTCCGAGTGGGTCGACCGGCTCGCGACCGCGCACCACGACGGACGCCTGCAGGACGAGCTGCGCCGTCTGGGCCGCTACCCGCTGCTTGTGATCGACGAGGTCGGCTACATTCCGTTCGAGCCCGAGGCCGCAAACCTGTTCTTCCAGCTCGTCTCGGCCCGCTACGAACGCGCCTCCCTGATCGTCACCTCGAACAAGCCGTTCGGACGTTGGGGCGAGGTCTTCGGCGACGACACCGTCGCCGCTGCGATGATCGACCGCCTCGTCCACCACGCCGACGTCATCGCCCTCAAGGGCGACTCCTACCGGCTCAAGAACCGCGACCTCGGCCGCCCACCCGCAGCTGGCGCAGACTGA
- the istA gene encoding IS21 family transposase: MIGVEDWAEVRRLRRVEGMAISAIARRLGIARNTVKKALASDRPPKYERPARGSLVDEVEPQIRGLLVSCPTMPATVIAQRIGWARSLTILKDRVRVLRPYYLPPDPATRTTYEPGHRLQCDLWFPPVDVPLGAGQVGSPPVLVMVSGYSRMMFALMLPSRQAPDLIAGHWALLQGMGAVARELVWDNESAVGSWRAGKPKLTEEFEAFRGVLGIGVHQCRPRDPEAKGLVERANGFLETSFLPGRVFTGPDDFNAQLAGWLPVANARQHRALGCRPVDRWSVDRDAMLVLPPVAPQLGWRARVRLPRDHYVRLGTNDYSVDPVAVGRFVDVLADMRQVTVRLGSRVVAVHERSWARWQTFTDQDHKAAALAMSHTAAHRPPASPADEVEQRDLSAYDAAFGVTEVA, translated from the coding sequence GTGATCGGTGTGGAGGACTGGGCAGAGGTCCGTCGGCTGCGTCGGGTCGAGGGGATGGCGATCTCGGCGATCGCGCGCCGGCTCGGGATCGCGCGGAACACGGTCAAGAAGGCGCTGGCCTCTGATCGGCCGCCGAAGTATGAGCGCCCGGCCCGGGGGTCGTTGGTCGACGAGGTCGAACCACAGATCCGCGGGTTGCTGGTCTCGTGTCCAACGATGCCGGCGACGGTGATCGCGCAGCGGATCGGCTGGGCGCGCTCGTTGACGATCTTGAAGGACCGGGTGCGGGTTCTGCGCCCGTACTACCTGCCGCCGGACCCGGCCACGCGCACGACCTACGAGCCGGGGCACCGGTTGCAGTGCGACCTGTGGTTCCCTCCAGTCGACGTGCCACTGGGTGCGGGGCAGGTCGGCTCACCACCGGTGCTGGTGATGGTCTCGGGCTACTCGCGGATGATGTTCGCGCTGATGCTGCCGTCGCGGCAGGCGCCCGATCTGATCGCCGGGCACTGGGCGCTGCTACAGGGCATGGGTGCGGTCGCCCGCGAGCTGGTCTGGGACAACGAGTCCGCAGTCGGGTCCTGGCGGGCCGGCAAACCCAAGCTCACTGAGGAGTTCGAGGCGTTCCGTGGGGTTCTGGGCATCGGGGTGCATCAGTGCCGGCCTCGGGACCCGGAGGCCAAAGGCCTGGTCGAGCGGGCGAACGGATTCCTGGAGACCTCGTTCCTGCCCGGGCGGGTGTTCACCGGCCCCGACGACTTCAACGCCCAGCTGGCCGGCTGGCTGCCCGTCGCGAATGCCCGCCAGCACCGCGCCCTGGGCTGCCGGCCGGTGGACCGGTGGTCGGTCGACCGGGACGCGATGCTCGTCCTGCCGCCCGTGGCTCCGCAGCTCGGCTGGCGGGCGCGGGTCCGGCTGCCGCGGGACCACTACGTGCGTCTGGGCACCAACGACTACTCGGTGGACCCGGTCGCGGTCGGCCGGTTCGTCGATGTGCTCGCTGACATGCGCCAGGTCACCGTCCGGCTGGGCTCGAGGGTCGTCGCTGTCCACGAGCGGTCCTGGGCGCGCTGGCAGACCTTCACCGACCAGGACCATAAGGCTGCCGCGTTGGCGATGTCCCACACTGCCGCCCACCGACCACCGGCCTCGCCCGCCGACGAGGTCGAGCAGCGTGACCTTTCCGCTTACGACGCCGCGTTCGGCGTGACCGAGGTCGCCTGA
- a CDS encoding exodeoxyribonuclease V subunit gamma yields MVKAPRPRRDQVEHWVAQRLAHRLGQGRVGGICANVLFDPPWTLVHEALAATIALNPDGDPWRSDLLAWHVLAAIKQSTHAMRLVQVDYGHSPPVQGHTCGSKSAEHRSRRNRALSPKSGLIHLAATIAETWLASASRRDSAADCT; encoded by the coding sequence GTGGTCAAGGCACCAAGGCCGCGGCGCGATCAGGTTGAGCACTGGGTCGCCCAGCGGCTCGCACACCGACTCGGTCAGGGCCGGGTGGGAGGCATCTGCGCTAACGTGCTGTTTGACCCGCCGTGGACGCTCGTGCACGAGGCCCTCGCGGCGACCATTGCCCTCAACCCCGACGGCGACCCGTGGCGTTCCGACCTGCTGGCGTGGCACGTTCTCGCCGCGATCAAGCAGTCAACTCACGCCATGCGACTCGTGCAGGTCGACTATGGGCACAGCCCGCCAGTCCAAGGACACACCTGCGGATCGAAGTCCGCCGAGCACCGCTCCCGCAGAAACCGTGCGTTGTCTCCAAAGTCCGGCCTAATCCACCTCGCTGCAACCATCGCTGAGACGTGGCTTGCGTCGGCGTCACGAAGAGACAGCGCGGCCGATTGCACGTGA
- a CDS encoding DNA-processing protein DprA has product MLSTAREEHAALVALLNERPNGARWPAITADVLEAGSALAVWHSSTQATLIEEPGVEDPLAVARRELERWSAEGHRIVTVLDDEYPERLRGIHQAPPVLFARGELRRDERAVSVVGSRAASERGIAIATAVARSLVSLDISVVAGLALGIDTAAHRAALESHGRTVAVIGTGINKVYPAANRDLHEEISRRGLLLSQFWPDAPPQKHTFLMRNATMSGFGLATVVVEAGEQSGARAQARMAVEHGRPVILTDLVVERNEWARALRGRPGVTVAAGIADVVNAVERIVDDRDAVSGALRWLTPA; this is encoded by the coding sequence ATGCTGAGCACTGCACGCGAAGAGCACGCAGCTCTGGTCGCGCTGTTGAACGAACGGCCAAACGGCGCACGGTGGCCTGCGATCACCGCTGATGTATTGGAGGCGGGCAGCGCGCTGGCGGTCTGGCACTCCTCGACGCAGGCGACGCTCATCGAGGAACCCGGCGTGGAAGACCCCCTCGCGGTGGCCCGGCGCGAACTTGAACGCTGGTCGGCCGAGGGCCACAGGATCGTGACCGTGCTTGATGACGAGTACCCGGAGAGGCTTCGCGGCATTCATCAGGCACCGCCGGTCCTCTTCGCGCGAGGTGAGCTCAGACGTGACGAGCGGGCCGTATCGGTCGTCGGTTCGCGCGCCGCATCGGAACGAGGCATTGCGATCGCTACCGCAGTCGCACGCTCTCTGGTCTCACTGGATATCTCTGTTGTCGCGGGACTTGCCCTTGGAATTGACACCGCTGCACATCGAGCGGCGCTTGAGTCGCACGGCCGCACGGTCGCGGTCATTGGAACCGGCATCAACAAGGTCTATCCTGCTGCCAATCGCGACCTTCATGAGGAGATCTCGCGGCGAGGGCTGCTTTTGTCGCAGTTTTGGCCGGACGCTCCACCCCAGAAGCACACGTTCCTGATGCGCAACGCGACGATGTCTGGGTTTGGGCTGGCGACGGTAGTTGTGGAAGCCGGGGAGCAGAGTGGTGCTCGGGCCCAGGCGCGTATGGCCGTCGAGCACGGGCGCCCTGTGATCCTTACCGACCTCGTCGTCGAAAGAAATGAGTGGGCACGGGCGCTTCGCGGACGGCCGGGCGTCACCGTTGCTGCCGGAATCGCGGACGTCGTCAACGCTGTAGAGCGCATCGTTGACGATCGAGACGCAGTGAGTGGCGCCCTGCGATGGCTAACACCAGCGTGA
- a CDS encoding ComF family protein, giving the protein MRWLDEEGLLQPVAPAPSRSCRRCFGAVGARDGRLFDHCPQCGPLRSDPLDGFVPVLYTTDGALESMLHSFKDWHERGLADHTWLKIPLGCILADFWGRHAACVDQFYGRFDLVLAVPSDNRTRRYSQLSLINELRQTPTLDLVEGVVMRDFTQRRPPRRGYEPGAYVVPDPRLVAGRAILLVDDTWTTGATLRSTAGALKLAGAASVVAFTLGRQLSPGFGNSADLLHEIGGRSWSATCVLCA; this is encoded by the coding sequence ATGCGATGGCTCGACGAGGAGGGACTCCTCCAGCCTGTCGCTCCCGCGCCCTCGCGCAGCTGTCGGCGCTGTTTTGGCGCCGTCGGCGCGCGCGATGGTCGCCTATTCGACCATTGCCCGCAGTGCGGCCCACTCAGAAGCGATCCGCTCGACGGGTTCGTCCCCGTTCTCTACACCACTGACGGCGCGCTCGAGTCGATGCTCCACAGCTTCAAGGACTGGCATGAGCGCGGACTTGCCGACCACACATGGCTGAAGATCCCCCTCGGGTGCATCCTTGCCGACTTCTGGGGGCGACACGCTGCCTGCGTCGATCAGTTCTATGGGAGGTTCGACCTGGTACTCGCGGTGCCCAGCGACAATCGGACACGCCGCTACAGCCAGCTGTCACTGATCAACGAGCTGCGGCAAACTCCGACGCTCGATCTCGTCGAGGGTGTCGTGATGAGGGACTTTACGCAACGACGTCCGCCGCGGCGCGGATATGAGCCCGGCGCGTACGTTGTGCCGGATCCTCGTCTCGTGGCTGGTCGCGCGATACTGCTGGTTGATGACACATGGACCACCGGCGCGACCCTTCGGAGTACCGCAGGCGCTCTCAAGTTGGCCGGGGCAGCCTCGGTTGTTGCCTTTACTCTAGGTCGGCAACTGAGTCCGGGATTCGGAAACTCAGCCGACCTTCTGCACGAGATTGGCGGCCGGAGCTGGTCAGCAACATGCGTGCTCTGCGCGTGA
- a CDS encoding DNA methyltransferase, which translates to MRRTIPQVTALEAGHFPAAVSHLAEHESWRREIHRPATYVHKWWARRLGTVFRRILLDAVGADEGQGAATALDGLVAYDPFAGSGTTLVEAAKLGARVVGRDINPVATLTQRQGLAAWDFDQVKRLFAAVEDQVRTDIEVLFVTARGERVMHYFWVAVATCPECGDEVELFTNYVFAKHAVRSRSDRGHATCPSCHYVVPVTVGTDTTATCRRCDLHFELAGGPVRGKTMTCARGHCTPVIAALAGRAPQRRMFAKAVRVDGRLREYRPIDDFDLNLYDRASKLLADAAAGELAIPEGTLEHGSNTAQAINWGYRYWAQFFNDRQLYCLGRIGAALRDLPGDGPEREALIAAFGKTLEHHNVFCSFKGEGTGAVRSIFHNHVLRPERLSLEGDPWGEKGASGGYSGTLERLRRAHVYKQQPTDLVSVSARVVTASGFSSSVERRLVDSWQRLVDDPGSAYVVTGDAACTDIPDLSVDLVVTDPPYFDNVHYSELADFFHAWMRTMRPHPAYPQCDSTRDAREVQNTAVAGFQTMISDVWRECARVLSDNGLLIFSFHQSQTSGWAALMESLANSGLMVTATNLVVAEVTTSLTKHAAAEPNRVDVIVVCRKRSAQHALTPHQARTRVMRAVGALTTGGVLLGAGDVRTAVRAGVLAEGTKDPEMDWTELARYADAEADSAVAVFERSVTGGALEDGA; encoded by the coding sequence TTGCGCCGCACCATCCCGCAGGTGACGGCGCTGGAGGCCGGGCACTTCCCCGCGGCCGTTTCTCACCTGGCTGAGCACGAGTCGTGGCGCAGGGAGATTCACCGCCCGGCGACGTACGTGCATAAGTGGTGGGCACGGCGGCTGGGGACGGTCTTCCGGCGCATCCTGCTGGACGCGGTCGGCGCGGACGAAGGGCAAGGGGCCGCCACGGCGCTGGACGGGCTGGTGGCGTACGACCCGTTCGCGGGGTCTGGCACCACACTCGTCGAAGCAGCCAAGCTCGGCGCCCGCGTCGTGGGCCGGGATATCAACCCCGTAGCCACGCTCACTCAGCGTCAGGGCCTTGCTGCGTGGGACTTCGACCAGGTCAAGCGCTTGTTCGCCGCCGTCGAGGACCAGGTCCGCACCGATATCGAGGTGCTGTTCGTCACCGCCCGAGGCGAGCGGGTCATGCACTACTTCTGGGTGGCGGTTGCGACGTGCCCAGAGTGCGGGGATGAGGTCGAACTCTTCACCAATTACGTGTTTGCAAAGCACGCTGTCCGCAGCAGGTCAGACCGCGGACATGCCACCTGCCCGTCGTGCCATTACGTGGTCCCCGTGACAGTCGGTACCGACACCACAGCGACCTGCCGACGATGCGACCTGCACTTCGAGCTGGCTGGTGGACCCGTCAGGGGCAAGACGATGACGTGCGCCCGGGGTCACTGCACGCCTGTGATCGCTGCACTGGCCGGCCGGGCACCGCAGCGCAGGATGTTCGCGAAAGCTGTTCGGGTCGATGGAAGGCTGCGGGAGTACCGCCCGATCGACGACTTCGACTTGAACCTCTACGATCGCGCGTCAAAGCTGCTGGCCGATGCAGCAGCCGGCGAGCTCGCCATCCCTGAAGGGACTCTCGAGCACGGCTCCAACACAGCCCAAGCAATCAACTGGGGCTACCGGTACTGGGCGCAGTTCTTCAACGACCGCCAGCTCTACTGTCTGGGACGTATTGGCGCCGCGCTGCGCGACCTGCCGGGGGATGGTCCTGAGCGGGAGGCGCTGATAGCGGCGTTCGGCAAGACCCTCGAGCACCACAACGTGTTCTGCTCGTTCAAGGGCGAGGGCACAGGCGCGGTGAGGTCGATCTTTCACAACCACGTGTTACGACCCGAGCGCCTCAGCCTCGAAGGTGACCCGTGGGGCGAGAAGGGAGCGTCGGGCGGGTACAGCGGGACTTTGGAGAGGCTGCGCCGTGCGCACGTCTACAAGCAGCAGCCCACTGATCTCGTTTCAGTCTCAGCGCGCGTTGTCACCGCTTCGGGGTTCTCCTCCTCGGTGGAACGAAGATTGGTCGATTCCTGGCAACGGCTGGTTGACGACCCCGGCAGCGCTTACGTCGTGACCGGGGACGCTGCCTGCACCGACATTCCGGATCTGTCAGTGGACCTCGTGGTGACCGACCCACCGTACTTCGACAATGTGCACTACTCCGAGCTAGCGGACTTCTTCCATGCGTGGATGCGCACGATGCGCCCGCACCCGGCGTACCCGCAGTGCGACAGCACACGCGACGCACGGGAGGTGCAGAACACCGCAGTTGCTGGGTTCCAGACGATGATCAGTGACGTATGGCGTGAGTGCGCGCGAGTGTTGTCCGACAACGGGCTGCTGATCTTCAGTTTTCACCAGTCCCAGACATCGGGTTGGGCGGCTCTGATGGAATCCCTCGCGAACTCGGGATTGATGGTGACCGCGACCAACCTAGTCGTCGCCGAAGTCACCACAAGTTTGACTAAGCACGCCGCTGCCGAGCCGAACCGCGTCGACGTCATCGTCGTCTGCCGCAAGCGTTCGGCGCAACATGCACTAACCCCCCACCAGGCGCGTACCCGCGTGATGCGGGCTGTCGGCGCACTTACCACGGGCGGCGTGCTCCTGGGCGCCGGCGACGTGCGAACCGCGGTACGAGCCGGGGTGCTGGCAGAGGGAACTAAAGACCCCGAAATGGACTGGACAGAGCTCGCCAGGTATGCCGACGCCGAAGCGGACAGCGCGGTTGCGGTCTTCGAACGGTCCGTAACAGGCGGGGCGCTCGAGGATGGAGCCTGA
- a CDS encoding DISARM anti-phage system protein DrmE domain-containing protein yields MQYLDVLVPAEIHPGDLLEKLHSLRVSDNGAPVTPGPLDQATINLVREVLTRTDKNLSLEMPRGRSDIAVFMGVYLHLMRQGARLRQQFDAEGFGGVVAVIGRNTNLTERLRLIKIGRYNLSEGLSAQRVRADGRLTDMHGKIHDPAERPDWILYLNTTLGWPALTGVKVGLAVIDRASFRNPETLEGALAWCKEHHAGRIIVIGSLGDPPPMPGDAGWLRWPWTPRLRTDMVPEVGAGRACGALSTNCLLTMLPRPLGVAIYSAPELASLRRTCLMSIAAARKVGGPLPRPVADAVRLVNLLGSLWGQVPTANVWAAADPRGVSAATLAAYLRRSRGEDLRDRWASFRETHWPDLRRAALQMTDLLTECNPRLDLLLGLLDWAEANRPGARVVVRAHSRPAARALEADLLEARPSLAGQMDDGDPAHAKLRVIPYSDTGPWASAPTLELHLGAPAPWRRGALLSGEATEHVVAVDRDEERWLHLSIGAVETDLRTALASAGADLALEVPQVQQPRPTVVYGPVRIDDRGEHDEAPASVPGIDLTDLFEDFSLAVTQLTGPNTPDLGGRPVSAVPVTLEPDGAVYWLPASAQVEVLAGTRYFSTPVHGLQPGMQLLIPRGESRGGLYQRLLQSVHSEADVMAVELILRRFRNAVDELHDRFGSWDAVARALNQRGSKITTGATCSNWARGTVIAPDDIEDIRRVGRLAWQDTLLVDRTWERIGALAVRLRGLHRALGQLLSAAIAEAVSGAGGTHLQRLSDLCGGVDPTEILEEFDVRQVRSIGPSNVVPSVELRRLTYSGPRTRPMHPTLESR; encoded by the coding sequence ATGCAGTACCTCGACGTGCTCGTCCCTGCCGAAATCCATCCCGGTGATCTGCTCGAGAAGTTGCACAGTCTCCGGGTTAGCGACAACGGCGCCCCAGTCACGCCGGGACCGTTGGACCAGGCCACCATCAACCTGGTGCGGGAGGTCCTGACACGCACCGACAAGAATCTGTCTCTGGAGATGCCCCGCGGACGAAGCGACATCGCGGTCTTCATGGGCGTCTACCTCCACCTGATGCGCCAAGGCGCCCGGTTGCGGCAGCAGTTCGACGCCGAAGGGTTCGGCGGCGTCGTCGCCGTTATCGGACGCAACACCAACCTGACCGAGCGCCTACGTCTGATCAAGATCGGCAGGTACAACCTCTCGGAGGGACTCAGCGCCCAGAGGGTCCGCGCCGACGGTCGACTGACCGACATGCACGGGAAGATCCACGACCCCGCCGAGCGTCCCGACTGGATCCTGTACCTCAACACGACACTGGGCTGGCCGGCACTCACCGGCGTGAAGGTCGGACTGGCCGTCATCGACCGAGCCAGTTTCCGCAACCCCGAGACGCTCGAAGGTGCGCTCGCATGGTGCAAGGAACACCACGCCGGTCGAATCATCGTCATCGGATCGCTCGGCGATCCTCCTCCGATGCCCGGCGACGCCGGGTGGCTGCGTTGGCCCTGGACGCCGCGGCTCCGCACCGACATGGTGCCCGAGGTGGGCGCCGGACGCGCCTGTGGCGCCCTATCTACCAACTGCTTACTGACGATGCTGCCCCGCCCCCTGGGCGTGGCCATATATTCCGCCCCGGAGCTTGCGTCGCTGCGCAGGACATGCTTGATGTCTATCGCTGCGGCGCGCAAGGTCGGCGGGCCGTTACCCCGCCCGGTCGCCGACGCGGTTCGGTTGGTCAACCTGCTAGGCAGCCTGTGGGGACAGGTCCCGACGGCGAACGTGTGGGCGGCCGCCGACCCGCGCGGGGTCAGCGCTGCCACTCTCGCGGCATACCTCCGGCGTTCGCGCGGAGAGGACCTGCGCGACCGGTGGGCGTCTTTTCGGGAGACGCACTGGCCCGACCTGCGCCGCGCTGCGCTGCAAATGACGGACCTACTGACCGAATGCAACCCGCGTCTGGACCTCCTCCTTGGACTGCTCGACTGGGCCGAGGCGAACCGCCCCGGTGCACGGGTCGTTGTCCGGGCACACAGCCGGCCCGCCGCCCGTGCGCTCGAGGCGGATCTCCTCGAAGCGCGCCCGAGCCTGGCCGGACAAATGGATGACGGAGACCCAGCTCACGCCAAGTTGCGTGTCATTCCGTACAGTGACACCGGTCCGTGGGCGTCGGCCCCAACGCTTGAGCTGCACCTGGGTGCCCCGGCTCCCTGGCGGCGCGGCGCCCTGCTATCGGGCGAGGCGACGGAGCACGTCGTGGCGGTCGACCGGGACGAGGAGCGTTGGCTGCACCTGTCCATCGGCGCGGTCGAGACCGACCTTCGCACCGCGCTCGCCAGCGCCGGTGCGGATCTGGCACTTGAGGTGCCACAGGTGCAGCAGCCTCGGCCAACCGTCGTGTACGGACCCGTGCGCATAGACGATCGCGGCGAACACGACGAGGCGCCTGCTAGCGTCCCTGGGATCGACCTGACTGACCTGTTCGAGGACTTCTCCCTGGCAGTCACCCAACTGACCGGCCCGAACACGCCGGATCTCGGCGGCCGCCCTGTGTCGGCCGTTCCGGTCACCCTGGAGCCGGACGGTGCGGTGTACTGGCTGCCCGCCTCGGCGCAAGTCGAGGTCCTGGCCGGTACGCGGTATTTCTCGACCCCGGTTCACGGTCTGCAACCTGGCATGCAGCTGCTCATTCCCCGCGGGGAGAGTCGCGGCGGGCTGTACCAACGACTGCTGCAGTCGGTTCACAGCGAGGCTGACGTCATGGCGGTCGAGCTCATCCTGCGACGCTTCCGAAATGCCGTGGACGAGCTTCACGACCGCTTCGGCAGTTGGGACGCGGTCGCGCGCGCGCTCAACCAGCGCGGCAGCAAGATCACCACCGGCGCCACCTGCTCGAATTGGGCGCGCGGCACAGTGATCGCCCCCGACGACATCGAGGACATCCGGCGCGTTGGGCGCCTCGCATGGCAGGACACGCTCCTGGTAGACCGGACATGGGAGCGGATCGGCGCCCTGGCCGTTCGGCTTCGCGGGCTGCACCGCGCGCTCGGACAGTTGCTGTCCGCCGCGATCGCGGAAGCGGTCTCCGGCGCCGGTGGGACGCACCTTCAGCGGCTGTCAGACCTATGCGGAGGCGTCGATCCCACCGAGATCCTCGAGGAGTTTGACGTCCGCCAGGTTCGCTCCATTGGACCCTCAAACGTCGTACCCAGCGTCGAGTTGCGGCGACTTACCTACTCGGGGCCCCGGACCCGTCCGATGCACCCAACCTTGGAGTCTCGTTGA